The Candidatus Acidiferrales bacterium genomic interval TTGCTTGATTCTCTCGGCGAATTGAAGCGCACTCACTACTGCGGCGAACTGCGGCCAAGCCACGTTGGCCAAGGCGTGGTACTGATGGGCTGGGTGCACGGTCGGCGAGACCTGGGCCAGCTTATTTTCATTGACCTGCGCGACCGGACGGGAGTGGCCCAGGTGGTCTTCAATCCTGAGATCAATGCCGAAGCCCACCGACGTTCCGGCGAACTGCGCAGCGAGTTTGTGGCAGCGGTTGAGGGCAAGGTGGCGAAGCGAACGAAGCCGAATCCAGGGCTGGCCACGGGCGAGGTGGAGGTGATCGCCGAGCGGGTGTGGATTCTCAACGAATCGCGCACGCCGCCCTTTGTCGTAGAAGATGAAACGACGGCCAGCGAGGAAACACGGCTGAAATTCCGCTATCTGGATTTGCGCCGGCCGCGGTTGCACCAAAATATCGCGTTGCGCCACAAACTCATCTTCACCATTCGACAATATCTGGACAGCCAGGGATTCTATGAGATTGAAACGCCTTTTCTGACGCGCTCGACGCCCGAGGGAGCGCGTGACTATCTTGTGCCCAGCCGAATCCATCACGGGCACTTCTACGCCCTGCCGCAATCGCCACAAATTTTCAAACAGCTTCTGATGATCGGCGGCATGGAGCGATATTTCCAGATCGTGCGCTGCTTCCGGGACGAGGACCTTCGGGCTGACCGCCAGCCCGAGTTCACCCAGCTTGATTTGGAGATGTCATTCGTCCAACGCGATGATGTCTTTTCGGTCATCGAACAAACGATGGCACGGGCGTTTGAGGTGGCCGGGATCAAGATTCAAACGCCTTTTCCGCGGATGCCATACGCCGATGCCATCCGGCGCTTTGGCACGGACAAGCCAGACATGCGATTTGGCATGGAGCTGGTGGACGTTTCCGAGGTGTTTTCGGCGCCCGCGGTGAGGGCAGGGTTGCAGGTCGAGCCGCCCGTCTATGCGGTAGTTGTTCCCGGCGCCAGCGGATTCTCTCGGAAACAGCTCGACGAACTGGGCGCACTCGCGAAATCCGCCGGAGCGAAAAGTCTCTATTCGGTCAAAGTCACCGACCAGGGTTTGCAGTCTTCGCTCGAAAAGGTGCTTGGGCGGGAGACGCTGGAGACGCTGGCGCGAACCTGCGGGGCAAAGGCTGGGGAATTGATCCTGGCGGTGGCCGCGGGTACGAAAGCACCGGGAAAGGACCTAGCGGCGGCCGTTGCCGGAGCCTTGCGTTTGCATCTAGAACGGAAACTGAGCCGCTTCGAACGAAAGCAGTATGCGTTTGTCTGGATCGTCGATTTTCCTCTCTTCGAATACAGCGAGGAGGAGAAGCGGTGGGTCTCGTCGCATCACCCTTTTACCGCCCCGGCTGACGAGGATATAGACAAAATCCTTGGCGACCCGGCCAGAGTGCGGTCGAAAGCGTACGACCTTGTGCTAAACGGCATCGAACTGGGTAGCGGCTCGATCCGAATTCACCGGCAAGACGTGCAGGCGCAAGTCTTTCGCGCGCTGGGGATGAGCGAAGAAGAGGCGCGGCAGCGCTTCGGCTTCTTTTTGGACGCGCTCGCTTACGGCACGCCGCCGCACGGCGGCATCGCGCTGGGAATTGACCGCATCGCGATGATTATGGCTGAGGGTGATTCCCTCCGCGATGTGATCGCGTTCCCCAAGACAACCAGCGCGACCGATTTGATGGCTGAGGCGCCCGCCACCGTTGGTCCCACCCAACTCGATGAACTCGGCATCGCCCTGAAGCCGCCCGAGAAGCCCTAATGAACTGAAGCCACGACCGGCTTGAAAATGGCTCAGGTGAGGCAAAAAATGCGCCACCTGCGCTACAATGCAGCATAGATATGCCATCCATCCGCATCTTGCCCGAGACGGTGGCGAACAAAATCGCTGCCGGTGAGGTGGTCGAACGCCCCGCGTCGGTTGTCAAAGAGCTGGTTGAGAACTCGCTCGACGCGGGCGCCACGCAAGTATCGGTGGAAGTGGAATCGGGCGGGAAGCGACTTCTGCGGGTAGCCGACGATGGCTCAGGGATGAGCCACGACGATGCGCTGCTTGCCTTTGAGCGCCACTCCACCAGCAAACTCCGCACGGCTGAAGATTTGGTTTCGATTGCCACGTTGGGCTTCCGCGGCGAGGCGTTGCCGTCGGTCGCCGCCGTTTCGCGGATTGTGCTTGAAACGAGGTCGCAGGAAGAAGAAGCGGGGACGCGCATCGAAATTGCCGGCGGAAAGCTGATGAGTGTCAGAGCGGCGGGGTTGCCGCCGGGAACGTGCGTTACCGTCCGCGATCTCTTTTATAACGTTCCCGCCCGACGCAAGTTTCTCAAATCGGAGACCACCGAGCTGGGCCACATCGCCTCCCTTGTCACCCACTACTCTCTCGCTCATCCCGAGAAGAGCTTTGTCCTCAAGACACCGACGCAGGAAATCATGAACGTTGGGCCGGTGGCAAGCTACCAGGACCGAATTTTTCAGCTCTTTGGAAAGCAAGCACTCGATGAGCTTTTGGAACTCAAGGAGACAAAGGTGGCAGCGCCGCCAGCGCCCTGGGAAACGGGCTCGGCGGCCGCGGTGGGCGAGCCAGGCGACACCGAGCGCGAGCCGGCGGAGATGGCTATCCGCGGATTTGTCTCGAAGCCGGAGGTGCAGCGGCCAAATCGGAACGCAATCTACGTCTTTGTGAATCGCCGGCTTGTGCGGGATCGGCTGATCCTGCACGCCATTCACGAGGCTTATCGCAATATCCTGCCTTCGGATGCCTTTCCAACCGTACTGCTTTTTCTGGAACTTCCCTTTGCCGAGGTGGACGTCAACGTTCATCCCTCGAAGGTGGAAGTGCGCTTTCGTCATTCCGCGTGGGTTCACGACAGCGCCCGCGAGGCCATTCGGGCGGCGCTGACCGCGCTGAAGCCCATCGCCAGCTTTCCCAGCGTCGGCCGGCCGGCCCAACGAGCCGCCGGAGTGGCTGCTGCTGGCACAGGCCCGAGTCTTCAACAGGCGATTCCAACCGATGTTCCGATGTCGGATGGGGCGGGTTTCGAACTGGAACCCTATCAGCCGGCGCCGGAACCGCAACGGTTTTCGTTTGAAACGGGCGAAGCGATTCCGTTGGCTTTGTCGGACGAGTCCCGACAAGGCGTGACAGGAACCTTTGCAAATGCGGCCGGGCAGCCGGCGAGCACGGCGCCGACAACTACCGAAGCGGAAATCGCCAATCTGAAGCCATTGGGTCAGGTAAGCAACAGCTTCATCGTTGCGGTCAACGCCTCCGGTCTGTGGATTGTGGACCAGCACGTAGCCCACGAGCGGGTCCTGTTTGAGAGGCAGTTGCGCGAGCGGCAAGCCGGACAGGTGACCGGCCAGCGCCTTTTGATGCCCATAATCGTCCAGCTCAGCCCGTGCCAGCAGGCTACGTTCGACCAAATTGCCGCCGAGCTGCGCTCGAGCGGCTTCGACGTCGAGCCGTTTGGCCAGCGCACGGTAGCCATTCAATCGGCGCCAACCGGGATCAGCACGAGCGACCTGGACAAGCTGCTTGTCGAACTTCTGGACGGAGTCGAAAAAGACGCACAGACAACGAATGTAGAAACCCTCCGCAGGAAAATTGCCGCCTCGGTGTCGTGCCACGCGGCCATCAAGATCAACATGCCGCTCGATCAGCGGAAGATGGAATGGCTGCTGGGCGAGCTGGCGAAGACCGATTGTCCGATGAGCTGTCCGCATGGGCGGCCCATCGTATTGCGCTACAGTCTTCGAGAGATTGAAAAAGCTTTCAAGCGGGTTTAGAGCGTGGCGAAACTGGCGATTTCGAAGAACCGGGTGGAGGAATGGCGCGAGCGAGGGTGGCGGCAAACACCGTCGCGCTCAGCCGACGCAATCGCGGAGAAGGACTTGCTGCATTCTCTACGGTGCCTCCCTCGCGCGCCGGAGCCGGGACCGGCACTACACGCCGAATCCCGGCCGGGTGCGATTCGGGCTCTCGGTGTCAGCTTTGTCCGGCCGTAGTTTTTGGGGGAAAGGCGGAGATGAAGGATCGCCGGCGCGTGATTGCCATAGACGGTCCGGTTGGGTCGGGGAAGAGTACGGTGGCAAAACGGGTTGCGGAGAAGTTGGGCTACGCGTATGTGGATAGCGGGGCGATGTATCGCGCGGTAGCAAGGGCGTCGCTTGACCGCAAGATCTCTCCGGCGGATGAAGAGGGTGTTTCGCGACTGGCGGCTTCGCTGCGGGTGGACCTGAGGCCGGCGGCCGATGGGCTGAATGTTTTTGTGAATGGCGAGAACGTCTCCGCCCGTTTGCGAAGTCGAGAAGTGAGCCAGGCTACTTCCGAGTTGTCCCGATACGCCGGGGTGCGGGCGCCCATGGTGGCGGAGCAGCGCCGCGCGGCGGAAGCGAACGATCTGGTCATGGAAGGACGCGATATCGGGACAGTGGTCTTCCCTGACGCTGACCTGAAGATATTTCTCGACGCCTCCCCGGAGGTGCGGGCAAGGCGGCGCTTTGCCGAGCATCAGGAAAAGGGTGAGGCTTCCGACCTGGGCCAGATTGAAAAGGAAATCCGAGAACGGGACAAGCGAGACGCCGGGCGAAAGCTATCTCCGCTCAAGCGCGCCCGGGACGCGGTCCATATTGACACCACGGCGCTCTCAGCCGAGGAGACGGCGGAGCTCATCGTGTTTCTGATGAAACACAAGGAGGCGACGCTATCCCGGGGGTAGGAATTCTTCCCTTGTTTTGACCGAAACCCAGGGTATTGGTTGCCGGGAGCAAGCACGCCACGCTGGGCGGAATTCTTCGTGCCCACTTCCTTCCCGGCATTTACTCTCCCTTGATGGGTTTTTGGCCGAACGTCTCCGCCGCATTTCGCTTTCGACCGGCAAAGGACTCAGCGTTGACGCCCAAGAGAGGGCGCCTCCGGGCCGGGGGTGGTGCCACGATTTGCGCGTCGAAGGTGGAAGATGCCTTTGGTCACGAAAAGGGCAAGGGCGAGGGCGCCGATGGCAAACAAGGTGTCACCGGGCAGGCGCGCCCAAATGCTGAGCTGCATCGGGCGCGACTGGATAAACTCGATGCTGCGCGCGTACCAGTAGCCTTCCCTCATACTGGCGATGACCTGCAAGAGTCCGGTGGTGAAGAGGCTGGGCACACACATGAGGAGAAGCCCCACGTTCATGCCCCAGAAAGCGACCCATAGGAGGCGCCCGTCGAAATAGTCCGGGTGAATCAAATAGCGCAGAGGAAAAAGCATCAGGCCGATGGCCATCATGCCGTAGGCGCCCATGAGCGCGGCGTGGGCGTGGAGGGGAGTCCAGTAGGTGCCGTGCTGAAAGTAGCTGACGATCGGCAGATTCACTAGAAATCCGAAAACACCCGCGCCTAAGAAATTCCAAAACCCGGCCGCAGCGAGGAAATAGATGGGCCACTTATGCACGAGCGGCATCTTCTGCCGCTGGCCGATGCGCTGAAAATTAGTTGCTACGAGGGTGAGGATCGTGAGCGGAATCACTTGCATGGCGCTGAAGACGGCGCCGAGCGCCATCCAAAATTCCGGCGCGCCAATCCAGTACCAGTGATGGCCGGTGCCGATGATGCCGGTGCCGAGATAGAGAAACGCATCCAGGTAAACCAGCCGGACGGCGCTGTCCTCAGTGACCAGCCCAATCTGAGTGAAGATGAAGGCGATGATGGCCGTGGCAAAAAGCTCGAAGAAGCCTTCGACCCACAGGTGAATGACCCAGAAGCGCCAGTAATCGGCCACATTCCAGTGGGTGCCGGGAGTGTAGAAAAGGGCGAAAACATAGAACAGCGGGATAGCAATCGCGCAATAGAGGAGCAGATAGGAGAGACCGGCTGCGCCTTTCGAGGGCTTGCGTTCGGCTTTGAGTCGCGGCCAAAGGGGGCGGATAAAAAGCCACGCCCAGAAAACCATTGCGGCGACGAACGCAATTTGCCAGAGCCGCCCCAGCTCGAAGTACTCCCAGCCTTGATGGCCGAGCCAGAACCACCACTTGCCGAGACTGTCGCGCACTCCAAGCCAGATGCCGGAAAGGCTTCCCACCGTCACGCCAACAATGAGCGCAAAGAGGACATTGACATAGAGCCACTGACGAGGAGGTTCGCGCTCAGCAAGCTGGTTGACCACAAACAGCCCGCTCAGCAACCACGCGATGGCAATCCACAAAATGGAAAGTTGGACATGGAAGCTGCGGGAGACGTTAAAGGGCAAGAAATTCACGGTGGAGATGCCGTAAAACTTTGAGCCTTCAACAAAGTAGTGGACGGAAAGTGTGCCCATCGCTACCTGGGCTACGAGCAGCCAGGCAACCACCAAAAAGAATTTGCCGATGGCGCGATTGGCGGCGCTGATGGGAAACGTCCCCGGGTCAGGAACGTTGATGGGAACTTCGGGCGGCGAGGGCTGCCAGCCGAGACTCCGATAGCGACCCATGAAGAAAAGCATCGCCGCAAGACCACCGATGAGACCAATCAAACTGAGGGCGCTCCACAGGACTGCGCCGTGCGTCGGTTCGTTCCCCACCGC includes:
- the aspS gene encoding aspartate--tRNA ligase gives rise to the protein LLDSLGELKRTHYCGELRPSHVGQGVVLMGWVHGRRDLGQLIFIDLRDRTGVAQVVFNPEINAEAHRRSGELRSEFVAAVEGKVAKRTKPNPGLATGEVEVIAERVWILNESRTPPFVVEDETTASEETRLKFRYLDLRRPRLHQNIALRHKLIFTIRQYLDSQGFYEIETPFLTRSTPEGARDYLVPSRIHHGHFYALPQSPQIFKQLLMIGGMERYFQIVRCFRDEDLRADRQPEFTQLDLEMSFVQRDDVFSVIEQTMARAFEVAGIKIQTPFPRMPYADAIRRFGTDKPDMRFGMELVDVSEVFSAPAVRAGLQVEPPVYAVVVPGASGFSRKQLDELGALAKSAGAKSLYSVKVTDQGLQSSLEKVLGRETLETLARTCGAKAGELILAVAAGTKAPGKDLAAAVAGALRLHLERKLSRFERKQYAFVWIVDFPLFEYSEEEKRWVSSHHPFTAPADEDIDKILGDPARVRSKAYDLVLNGIELGSGSIRIHRQDVQAQVFRALGMSEEEARQRFGFFLDALAYGTPPHGGIALGIDRIAMIMAEGDSLRDVIAFPKTTSATDLMAEAPATVGPTQLDELGIALKPPEKP
- the mutL gene encoding DNA mismatch repair endonuclease MutL; translated protein: MPSIRILPETVANKIAAGEVVERPASVVKELVENSLDAGATQVSVEVESGGKRLLRVADDGSGMSHDDALLAFERHSTSKLRTAEDLVSIATLGFRGEALPSVAAVSRIVLETRSQEEEAGTRIEIAGGKLMSVRAAGLPPGTCVTVRDLFYNVPARRKFLKSETTELGHIASLVTHYSLAHPEKSFVLKTPTQEIMNVGPVASYQDRIFQLFGKQALDELLELKETKVAAPPAPWETGSAAAVGEPGDTEREPAEMAIRGFVSKPEVQRPNRNAIYVFVNRRLVRDRLILHAIHEAYRNILPSDAFPTVLLFLELPFAEVDVNVHPSKVEVRFRHSAWVHDSAREAIRAALTALKPIASFPSVGRPAQRAAGVAAAGTGPSLQQAIPTDVPMSDGAGFELEPYQPAPEPQRFSFETGEAIPLALSDESRQGVTGTFANAAGQPASTAPTTTEAEIANLKPLGQVSNSFIVAVNASGLWIVDQHVAHERVLFERQLRERQAGQVTGQRLLMPIIVQLSPCQQATFDQIAAELRSSGFDVEPFGQRTVAIQSAPTGISTSDLDKLLVELLDGVEKDAQTTNVETLRRKIAASVSCHAAIKINMPLDQRKMEWLLGELAKTDCPMSCPHGRPIVLRYSLREIEKAFKRV
- the cmk gene encoding (d)CMP kinase, producing MKDRRRVIAIDGPVGSGKSTVAKRVAEKLGYAYVDSGAMYRAVARASLDRKISPADEEGVSRLAASLRVDLRPAADGLNVFVNGENVSARLRSREVSQATSELSRYAGVRAPMVAEQRRAAEANDLVMEGRDIGTVVFPDADLKIFLDASPEVRARRRFAEHQEKGEASDLGQIEKEIRERDKRDAGRKLSPLKRARDAVHIDTTALSAEETAELIVFLMKHKEATLSRG
- a CDS encoding nitric-oxide reductase large subunit, with translation MRLTNPWRYGLLFMLILCYTVLIVGGLLWFRVKPPIPISVVDPKGNVFLTGQQILDGQSVFQKYGLMDHGSVFGEGAYLAPDFTADYLHRECEIVRDAKAMRTFLKSYAQLTDQQRAVVNQAVRAELKTNRYDAATGKLVLPEDEVAAFQALVRHYSDLFRNGDDRLTLRRDTITQESEVYNLTAFFAWTAWAAVTPRPGASYSYTNNWPYEPAVGNEPTHGAVLWSALSLIGLIGGLAAMLFFMGRYRSLGWQPSPPEVPINVPDPGTFPISAANRAIGKFFLVVAWLLVAQVAMGTLSVHYFVEGSKFYGISTVNFLPFNVSRSFHVQLSILWIAIAWLLSGLFVVNQLAEREPPRQWLYVNVLFALIVGVTVGSLSGIWLGVRDSLGKWWFWLGHQGWEYFELGRLWQIAFVAAMVFWAWLFIRPLWPRLKAERKPSKGAAGLSYLLLYCAIAIPLFYVFALFYTPGTHWNVADYWRFWVIHLWVEGFFELFATAIIAFIFTQIGLVTEDSAVRLVYLDAFLYLGTGIIGTGHHWYWIGAPEFWMALGAVFSAMQVIPLTILTLVATNFQRIGQRQKMPLVHKWPIYFLAAAGFWNFLGAGVFGFLVNLPIVSYFQHGTYWTPLHAHAALMGAYGMMAIGLMLFPLRYLIHPDYFDGRLLWVAFWGMNVGLLLMCVPSLFTTGLLQVIASMREGYWYARSIEFIQSRPMQLSIWARLPGDTLFAIGALALALFVTKGIFHLRRANRGTTPGPEAPSLGRQR